Sequence from the Aquimarina sp. Aq107 genome:
GCTAGTATTCCAAAAAGTGAAATAAGATTTGAAATTGATCGTTTATTTAGGGAGAATAAGATAAATATTCCATTCCCTCAGCGAGAAGTTACTATCTTAAACCCCAAACAGTAGTATAGCCCCTAGATATAAAAATGAATAATAGAAGCCTGCTAATAATTTGTATTACTCTTTACTGTATTATTAATACGGTAAGATCACAGGATACTAATTTAGCTAGGGTAGAGTATGCGTATATTCCGCAAGCTAATAGTGATAATGAATATAATAGTTTAAGAATTTCTGGAAACTATCCAATTAAAATGGATGACAAGGGGACTTATTTGGTGATGTCATTTCAGTATAGATTAAATAACTTATTGTTAAATGATGATTCTATAATCGTTGAGAAAGATGGTCTTCAAGAATTTCATACGATAGGTTTTGAATTAGGATATACCTACAAAATGAAAAATGACTGGAGATTCGGAGCTAAACTGGGAACACGTCTTTCCTCTAACCTTGAAGGTTCTGGAATAGATGGAGATGATTTTAGATATGCAGGATCAGTATACTTTGTAAAAAGTTACGGAAAGAAAACATCCCCAAAATCTGCAAGATTAGTGTTGGGATTGCGATACGCTGCACCGGCTAGTATTAATTTTCCATTGCCTATTATTAATTATTCTAAACGATTTCATCCAAGTTGGTCATATTCTATAGGAACACCAAAAACTAGCATAAAATATTTTTTTAATGAGACCAATACTTTACAAGCATTTATCGGGCTAGATCGGTTTTATGGTAACATACAGAATAATAGGGTGTTTGTCGATGAAAATGGCGAGACTAAAACTGCAGAAAACGCTTCAATGTTATTAATTAATAGTGCTTTGGGGTATGAATACTATTTTACGGAACACTTATTGTTATTTGCATATGGCGGATATACTTTAAGTAATGAAATTCGCTTGCGAGATAAAAATCAAGAAAATGTTTTAATTCTCAATGATAAAAACACATTTTATCTGAGAGGTGGAATTAAATTAAAATTATAATGGCAAAAATATTAGTAATAGAGGATGAAGCGGCAATCAGAAGAGTGCTCGTTAAGATATTATCAGAGGAAAGTGATAAATATGAAGTTTTTGAGGCTGAAGATGGACTAGTCGGAATTGAAAAAATCAAGAGTGAGGATTTCGATTTAGTACTATGTGATATCAAAATGCCTAAAATGGATGGAGTAGAGGTGTTAGAAGCCGTAAAAAAAATAAAACCAGAAGTTCCTATGGTTATGATTTCGGGTCACGGTGATTTAGATACAGCTGTAAATACAATGAGACTAGGAGCTTTTGATTATATTTCTAAACCGCCAGACCTTAATCGATTGCTAAATACGGTTCGTAATGCTTTAGACAGAAAAGAGTTAGTTGTCGAAAACAAAATGCTTAAAAAGAAGGTCTCTAAAAATTATGAGATGATCGGTGAGTCCACAGCCATTTCTGATATAAAGAATATTATCGAAAAAGTTGCCACGACTGATGCAAGAGTTCTTATAACAGGTCCAAATGGTACTGGTAAAGAATTAGTAGCACATTGGATACATCAAAAAAGTGAACGATCAAAAGGTCAAATGATAGAAGTGAACTGTGCTGCTATTCCTGGCGAATTAATTGAAAGTGAGCTGTTTGGTCATGTAAAAGGAGCATTCACCTCTGCTAATAAAGATCGTGCAGGTAAATTTGAGGCAGCAAATGGTGGAACTATATTTTTAGATGAAATTGGAGATATGAGCCTTTCGGCACAGGCTAAAGTACTTAGAGCTTTACAAGAAAATAAGATACAAAGAGTCGGTAGCGATAAGGATATTAAAGTAGATGTACGAGTAGTAGCTGCCACAAATAAGGATCTTAAAAAAGAAATTGCGGACAATAAATTTAGAGAGGATTTATATCATCGATTAGCAGTTATCTTAATAAAAGTACCGGCATTAAATGACCGTAGAGAAGATATTCCTTTATTAGTGGATTACTTTACAAAAAAGATTTCTAATGAACAGGGATCTCCTGCTAAGACTTTTTCAGATAAAGCGGTTAAGCAATTACAGCAATATGATTGGACAGGTAATATTAGAGAATTACGTAATGTTGTGGAGCGTCTTATAATACTTGGTGGTAAGGAAGTTAGTGAGGAGGATGTTAAACTTTTTGCGGCGAAGTAAGAAGAATCATTATCTTGCGACTTACCCTAAAATATATTGACCCCAAAAATGAAGAGAATACTATTTGTAGTTATATTAGCTTGCCTGTCATCTGTATTGAATGCGCAGTATGAACCAAGTGCAATAAATTATGGGGTAGTTGCTATAAAGAGTTTTAGTTCGATAGAAGAAGTTGGGCTGGGAGTAAGAATGGAATACGCTCCAAATTGTTATACAACCTACATGGGGGAATATAATCGTTTGTTTTCGATCGGAACGAGCGATGAGATAGAAGGGTATAACGAACTAGCTCTTGGAGTTAATTTGATTTTGTTTAATTGGTATCCAACAACGATAACTGCTGGGTTTGGTTACATAGGAAACGATTCTAGCCTTTTTGAAGAGATAGAGGATGATGCTTTAATAGCTTTTAGAAGTGGAGATTTTAATCATGGCGCTCAGATCAAATTACGAGCTTTACATCAAATAGCTATTCCGGTGCATATTTTTGCCGAATTTAATTTAAAAAGCCTTGGAGAACAATATCATACGTTTCTTATTGGATTTAGTTACGACTTTGATGCACGATAATGATGTTGTTTTACTGTGGTAAAAGTTACTCTTTATTTTCACCTTTATATCTTCTCAAGATTCGTATTATGAAGGAGAGGAATATTTCTTGGGATTACATCCTAAGAATTTTAGAATGCATTACGTTACCTATCTTTTATTCTCACATGTTCTTTAGGTAATTAATCTTACTTAACATTTTTCTTTTTTGACCAATCTAAAACTTTAGTATCTTACCAGAGATAATACAAATCAAACTATGAATAAAATAGATCACGAAGATTTTAAAGTTTCTCAACCGATAGAATTGTCAAAAATCTCTACAACTTATGACCTCGGAGAGAGTGAAAAAAAAATTGAAAAAGAACTAGAAAAGGTCAGAGAAAAATTAGGCAAATTTCAAGATACGATATATGCACATGATAAATATGCCATTTTAATTTGTTTACAAGGAATGGATACAGCTGGAAAGGACAGTCTTATCCGAGAAGTTTTTAAAGATTTTAATACGAGAGGAATCGTTGTACATAGTTTTAAAGTTCCTACGGAATTAGAACTTGGTCATGATTATTTATGGAGACATTATATCGCATTGCCACAACGTGGAAGATTTTCTGTCTTTAATAGAACACATTATGAAAATGTTTTAGTGACTAGAGTACATCCACAATATATTATGGGCGAAAAACTACCGAATATTAATTCAGTAGAGGATATAAATGATGAGTTTTGGGAAAAGCGTTTTGAACAGATAAGGAATTTTGAAAAGCATATAGCAGATAACGGAACACTTGTATATAAGTTTTATCTTCATTTATCAAAGGAAGAGCAAAAAAACAGACTACTTCGTAGATTAGAAAAGAAAGAGAAAAACTGGAAATTTTCTTCAGGGGATCTTAAAGAAAGAAAACTTTGGGATGATTATCAATCTTGTTATCAAGATGCAATAAATAAAACATCTCTACCACATGCTCCTTGGTATGTAATTCCTGCAGATGATAAACCTACTGCAAGATATATTGTGGCAAAAACATTGTATGATACCTTGATAAAATTTGATGACATAAGAGAACCAGAATTAGACGAAAAAACTAAGTCCAATATTGAACAATATAAGCAACAACTGGAAAACGAATAATAATACGATTACATTTAAAATAATATTATAAAAAATACATCTGTGAGAAATTTAGTCTTTATCCTTTTCATAACTTTTTCTTTTTCCTCTTATAGTCAAAAGGACAACAGAAAAGAAGATTCAATTGCAATTAAAAAATTTTATAACGCTTCATTATTAGAGGGTAAAAGTTACACTTGGTTGGATTATTTATCCAATCAAATAGGTCCTAGATTGTCAGGATCTTTAAATGCTCAAAAAGCGGTAGAATGGACAGAGCAGGAACTTAAAGATGTAGGATTAGATAAAGTATGGTTGCAATCTGTAATGGTTCCTAAATGGACAAGAGGTGTTACTGAGTTTGCTTATATAGAAACTGATCCTGGACAAACAACTAATGTTCCAATTTGTGCTCTTGGAGGTTCTGTTCCTACACCTATAGGTGGAGTTAAGGCTGAAATAGTTGAAGTAAAAGGTTTAGAGGATCTACGAAAACTTGGAACAGATAAGATAGAAGGAAAAATAGTATTTTTTAATCGTCCAATGCAAGCTGATTTAATAAATACCTTTGAGGCTTATGGTGGATGTGTGGATCAACGTTATTCTGGGGCTGCAGAAGCTGCTAAATTTGGAGCAGTTGGTGTGATTGTAAGGTCGATGAATTTGAGGTTAGATGATTTTCCGCATACAGGTACTATGAGTTATGGTAACCTCACTGATCTAGAAAAAATTCCGGCGGCTGCAATAAGTACAAACGGAGCAGAATTATTACATTCTATGTTAGCACTAAATCCAAAAATTAAGTTCTTATTAAATATGAACTGTCGTAGTTGGAAAGATGTTGAATCATTTAATGTAATAGGAGAAATTACAGGAAGTGAGTTTCCTAATGAATATATGATTGTAGGAGGACATTTGGATTCTTGGGATTTAGGTGATGGCTCACATGATGATGGAGCAGGAGTAGTACAATCTATGGAAGTGCTCAGGTTGTTTAAAGAAACAGGATATAAACCCAAAAGATCTATTAGAGTAGTTTTATTTATGAATGAAGAAAATGGACTAAGAGGAGGAAAGAAATATGCTGCAGTAGCTAAAAATAAAGGGGAGAATCATGTATTTGCATTAGAAAGTGATGCCGGTGGTTTTACACCTAGAGGTTTTTCTTTTGACTGTAATAATGAAAATTTTGATCAGATTAAAAGTTGGAAACCTCTTTTTGAACCTTATTTGATTCATTATTTTGCTAAGGGTGGTAGTGGAGCAGATATAGGTCCTTTAAAAAAGGATGGAATAGTATTGGCAGGACTTCGTCCAGATTCTCAACGGTATTTTGATTATCATCATGCTAAAAATGACACTTTTGATGCTATTAATAAGCGTGAACTAGAATTAGGTGCCGCTACTATGACAAGTTTAGTATATCTTTTTGATAAATATGGAGTCAAGTAATTTTTAAAATTTTCTTTGGTAGATTATAGATGAAAAATCATTAAAAATACATTGATCTAGTCTGTTTTTTTTGGGGAATTTTACGCTTTTTGTCTGATATTGCGTAAAAACAGAAAAATCATGTAAGTTGTTTCTTGTTTAAGAATTTAACTTTTTTATGAAAATTTTTATAAGAAAAAACATTCAAAAATGATTTTTTGTTAATTTAGGCTATGGTTTTACCATTGAGAAAGTTTTCTTTTTTTGTAAATCGTCTTTTTTTTAATCTTTTTTTGTGTTCTTTTTTCTTAGCATCTTCTTAACAACGAAACTTTTTTCGTTTTTTAAGATTTAAGAAAAGTATTTTGATTCTTCCTTTACGCCCTAAAAACAGTAAGCTTGGAGATTAATGCTAGAAATTAACAAGTTTTTTCTAAAACTTGTTAAGACTTAGTAAAGGTGACTAGTGTTACTTTTTTACCTGAGAGTTGTCATAACTTTATTCAACGTTTCAAACGATATTTCAATAACAAATCTTAAAAGTAAGATCAAGATTTAATTAAAGAGCTTATCGATGAACGGACAAGTAAACGTAACAATCGTCATGTCAGGCATTTTCCCAATTTATGTTTGATATGGTTTTAATGAAAATTAACTTAAAACTGTACTAACCTATGAACAAACCCAAAAATTACCAAATAGCATTGTCTTCTATGTTATTTTATTTAGAATTGAATTTTTATCGTCATTCTAATTCAGTTTGCCTTAACTAATTATTTAGTAGGATACTAAAGAAAATACGTAACCAAAGCTTTCGAAGAAAGTTAGTTTTTAATATCAGTGAATATCTCTATTTAAATAAATTGGTCAACCAATTTATTTGACAAATTCTAAGAATATTAGAACGAATTCTCTTTAAATCAAATCAATTAATAAATCCAAGTGTACGACTAGTCTTCATAAGACTACTTTCACTTCTTTTTAATATCAAAATCAAAACAATTTTCAAAACACAATTCTTAAAACTACACTAACAATGAGAAATTTAATCAAGATAAGTACTATCATAGTATTGTGCTTATTCTGTGCTAGATCATCAGCGCAGTTCAATTATGGAGAAGCTCTGCAAAAATCTTTGCTTTTCTATGAAACACAACAATCTGGAAAATTACCCGATTGGAACAGAATAAGTTGGCGATCCGATTCGGGAGTCAATGATGGAGCAGATGTAGGACTTGATCTTACAGGAGGATGGAATGATGCTGGAGATCATGTAAAATTTGGTTTTCCAATGGCTTTTTCTGTAACAGCTCTGAATTGGGGGTTCTTAGAATACAAAGATGGATATGATACAGCGAACCAGACTGAACATTTTAAAAGAAACATTAAATGGGTAACAGATTACTTTATTAAGTGTCATCCTTCACCTAATGTTTTTTATGCGCAGGTAGCGGATAGTAAATCACAAGACCATAATTTTTGGATGCCAGCGGAAATGGTTGATGTACATCCAATGTATGGACAACGAAAATCGTATGCATTAACTACTAGTAATCCTGGTACAGATGTAGCTTGCGAAACAGCAGCTGCTCTTGCATCAGCGAGTATTATCTTTAAAGATAGTGATCCTGTTTACAGTGCTACGTTATTGAGTCATGCAATTGAGTTGTATGAATTCGGAGATAACCATAGAGGACTGTATACATCAGAAGGTAATATACCGGCTGTAGGAACGTATACTTCAGGTAATTATCAAGATGAATTAACTTGGGGAGCACTTTGGCTATACAAAGCTACAGGCGATCAAAAATATTTGGATAAGGCTGAAGCAGAATACGCACAACCAGACTTTTTATGGAGTCTTGTGTGGGAAGATAAGTCATATGGTAATATGGTTTTGTTATCAATTATCACAGGAAAAGAAGCATATAAAATTGATGCCGAGCGTCATTTAGATTGGTGGCAAGAAGGAAACGGAGGAGTTAATTATTCTCCAGGAGGTCAAGCACATTTAACACAATGGGGATCTCTACGTCATGCAATGAATGCATCTCTTACTGCACTTATTTATAGTGATAATGTAAATACGCCAAAAAGTACTCAGTATCGTAATTTTGCTATTAACCAGGTAAATTATGCTTTAGGTGATAATCCTAATAACAGAAGTTTGGTAACAGGTTTTGGAGTAAATCCACCAACAAAACCTCATCATAGAGGGCAACATTCTAGTTGGTCTAGAAGTAGTGCAAACCCTGTAGAATCAAGACATACTATGTGGGGTGCATTAATGGGAGGTCCTTCTAAACCAGATGATTTCTTCATAGAAGATAGAGATGACTTTCAGGCGAATGAAGTAGCTACAGATTACAACGCTTGTTATCAGGGAGTTTTAGCAAGAATGGTAATGGAATTTGGAGGTTCACCGCTTTCTAATTTTCCACAACCGGAGACTCCAGGATTAGAGTTTGCTAATGAGGTTAAACTAAATAATGATCAGTCAAAATTTACAGAAGTAGCAATATGGTTAAATAACCGTTCTGGATGGCCAGCTAGAGTACCAAATACACTAAAAGCTCGCTATTTTGTTGATATTTCAGAAGGTGTTGCTGCTGGATTTACTGCTAGTGATTACGAGCTTACTGCACGTGGAGCAGGAAACACAACCATTAATAGTTTACAGGAATGGGATGCTTCTAGCAATATCTATTATGCAGAAATAGAAGTTGATCAAGATAATATGCCTTTCCCTGGAGGCCAAGGTGAGTATAGAAGTGAAATACAACTAAGAGTTTCATTACCTACTAGTGCTCCAGAATCGGCTTGGGATGCATCTAATGATTTTTCGTATCAAGGATTAACTAGTGGATTACAAATTTCAGATAATGTACCAATTTATGCAGATGGAATATTGGTAGGAGGGCGAGAGCCTAACGGTGGTGAAATACCGACAGCATCTTTTACTGCTACTCCAGAATCAGGAACTGCTCCGTTAGAGGTTTCATTTGATGCTTCAGCTTCGTCTGATCCTAATGGAGATTCATTGAATTATAATTGGGATTTTGGTAATGGTCAGACATCTTCTGTTGTAGATCCATTGATTACATATACAGAAATAGGATCTTATTTAGTAACTCTTACTGTAAATGATGGAACTAATACTTCTTCAGAATTTACACGAACAATTACCGTACTTGATGGAAACATAGCACCTATAGCTGATTTTTCTGCAACACCTACCACAGGTGTAGCTCCGGTAACAGTTAATTTTGATGCATCAGCTTCATCTGATGAAAATGATGATTCATTGACATATGTATGGGATTTTGGTGATGGAGAATCAGGATCTGGAGTAACAATTACCCATGAATATACTGCAATAGGTGAATATGATGCTCAACTTACAGTAAGTGATGGTAGTAAAGAAGATATAAAGACAATAACAATTACAGTGACAGATGGAAGCCCAGTTGCGGCTTTTACTGTAAGTACAGATTCAGGAGTTGCACCTTTAGATGTTGCTTTTGACGCTTCAGGATCTGCAGATCCAACAGGAGGAAATCTTACATATAACTGGGATTTAGGGAATGGTCAAACTGCTTCTGCAGTAACCACTTCCGCTACATATACAGATGTAGGAGAAGTGATTGTAACACTTACAGTTACAAATGCTTCAGGAGATACAGATACAGCAACAAAAACTATTACTATTACTGATGGTAGTGTAAGCTGTACTTTTGATACTCCAATACCTAATGGATTGCCTTCTATTAACGAAGAGTTTCAGAATATTTTTGTTTTAGGCGATGGAGGACCAAATTTGGATAATGTTGCTAAGTTTAATATTAACTGGAGTTTGGAAAACAATGGATTATATCAATTTTCTATGAATACCAATAATGGTACTCCTAATTGGTGGAATGATTTTTTACCAAACGTTACTCAAAACTTCAATTCTTCTCAACCAGAAATTACAATTACAGGTTCTGGTTTTGTAGGGCTTGATGGCTCATATTATGTAACAATCAATGAGGGTAATTTTGTTTTAGTTTCTAAGACTGGTGGATTTACTATTTATTTTAGTACTTCTACAACTGCACCAGATTGTGATGGGGGAATATCGAATCCGATTATAACAGATGGAGGAAGTATTACTGGAGGCCCATTTGTGTTTACTGTAGGAGATGGTGTTGTTGATAATGTATCAGGAATTACTTTAACTGGGAACATTGGGGCTAATTCTCAATGGGTAGTAACAGATGATCAGAATGTAATTCTTGGATTACCAGGAAACATCGAAGATGTTGATTTTGATGGAGCAGGAACAGGAACTTGTTTAATCTGGCATTTAAGTTATGAAGATGGTTTGCAAGGTTTAGAAGCAAATAATAATGTTTCAGCATTGGTAGGAGATTTTGATTTTTCTAACTCAATTGATGTAGTAAGAAATCCGGTAGATCAACCAGGAACTAATGGAGGTGTTATATCGGGAGGACCGTTCACGTTTACTGTTGGAGATGGTATCGCAGACAATGTTTCTGGAATTACTTTAACAGGAAATACAGGTGTTAATTCCCAGTGGGTAGTAACAGATGATCAGAATGTAATTCTTGGATTACCAGGTAACATCGAAGATGTTGATTTTGATGGGGCAGGAACAGGAACTTGTTTAATCTGGCATTTGAGTTATGAAGACGGTTTACAAGGTTTAGAGGCAAATAATAATGTTTCGGATTTAGTGGGAGATTTTGATTTCTCTAATTCTATAGCTGTTATCCGAAATCCAGTTACTATAGGTGGTGATTGTACCTTTGATACACCAATTGTATCAGCATTACCATCTATTGATAATAGATATACTAACGTATTTGTATTAGGTGATGGAGGTCCAGATCCTAGTAATATCAGAGAGTTTTCTATTAATTGGAATCTAGAAAATAACGGATTGTATCAATTCGCATTAAATACAAATAATGGTACTCCTGATTGGTATGTAGATCTTAGTGGAAATCTAACTCATAATTTTAATTCTCCTCAACCAGAAGCTATTTTAACAGGGACTCAGGTCAGTGGTTTAGATGGTGATTATTGGGTGAATGTAGATGGAGATAATTTTGTAATGGTTTCTAAAAATAGTGGATTCACACTTTATTTCAGTTTAACTGCTACATCACCTGATTGTGGTGATACTGGAGGAGGAAATACAGATCCTGTGGCAGATATTTCTGCAACACCTATTTCTGGAGAAGCTCCACTTTTAGTAACATTTGATGCAGTTGCTTCTACCGATGCGGATGGAGATGCATTAAGTTATGCGTGGGACTTTGGAGATGGGAATACAGCTAATGGAGTGACTGTAGAAAATACATTTACTACTATAGGAGATTATTCCGTAACACTAATTGTGGATGATGGTAACGGAGGTACAGATCAGGCAGTAATAACGATTACGGTAACTGATGGTGATATTATCATTAACCCTCCTACCGGAGAAAATGCATATATCGATCGTTTTATTGAAATGAGAAATGAGTTCTATGATCCGGCAAATGGATATTTTAGTGCAGATGGTTCTCCGCATCATTCAGTGGAAACATTAATTGTAGAAGCACCTGATTATGGTCATGAGTCTACTAGTGAATTATACTCATACTGGCTATGGCTAGAGGTTATGAACGGTAGAATTACACAAGATTGGGCTCCTTTAAATAACGTTTGGAATAAAATAGAAGAATTTATAATTCCTACTACAGCGGATCAGCCTAGTAATGGAGCTTATAATGCTTCATCTCCAGCAGCGTTCGCAAGTGAATTTCCATTGCCGAGTGATTATCCGGCACCACTTAATTTTAGTGCTCCGGTTGGATCAGATCCAGTTTCACCAGATTTAACTGCAACATATGGTGCTGATATTTATCAGATGCATTGGTTATTAGATAATGATAATTTTTATGGATATGGAAACAGAGGTGATGGCGTAAGTACACCATCATATATAAATACTTTCCAAAGAGGAGAACAGGAATCAGTTTATGAAACTGTACCTCACCCATCTTGGGAGAGTTTCGACTGGGGAGGAACCAATGGATATCTTCCACTATTTATTGAAGATCAAAATTATGCACAACAATGGAGATATACAAGTGCTCCGGATGCAGATGCAAGAGCAGTTCAAGCAATGTATTGGGCTCAAGTGTATGCAAAAGAACAAGGTGCAAGTTTAGGAAGTTTAGATTTAGATAAAGCATCTAAAATGGGAGATTTCCTTAGGCTATCAATGTTTGATAAGTATTTTAAACCCATGGGAGTACAAAGTGCGACCAGTGGAGCGGGATCTGG
This genomic interval carries:
- a CDS encoding PPK2 family polyphosphate kinase; amino-acid sequence: MNKIDHEDFKVSQPIELSKISTTYDLGESEKKIEKELEKVREKLGKFQDTIYAHDKYAILICLQGMDTAGKDSLIREVFKDFNTRGIVVHSFKVPTELELGHDYLWRHYIALPQRGRFSVFNRTHYENVLVTRVHPQYIMGEKLPNINSVEDINDEFWEKRFEQIRNFEKHIADNGTLVYKFYLHLSKEEQKNRLLRRLEKKEKNWKFSSGDLKERKLWDDYQSCYQDAINKTSLPHAPWYVIPADDKPTARYIVAKTLYDTLIKFDDIREPELDEKTKSNIEQYKQQLENE
- a CDS encoding DUF6268 family outer membrane beta-barrel protein, whose product is MNNRSLLIICITLYCIINTVRSQDTNLARVEYAYIPQANSDNEYNSLRISGNYPIKMDDKGTYLVMSFQYRLNNLLLNDDSIIVEKDGLQEFHTIGFELGYTYKMKNDWRFGAKLGTRLSSNLEGSGIDGDDFRYAGSVYFVKSYGKKTSPKSARLVLGLRYAAPASINFPLPIINYSKRFHPSWSYSIGTPKTSIKYFFNETNTLQAFIGLDRFYGNIQNNRVFVDENGETKTAENASMLLINSALGYEYYFTEHLLLFAYGGYTLSNEIRLRDKNQENVLILNDKNTFYLRGGIKLKL
- a CDS encoding sigma-54 dependent transcriptional regulator, which produces MAKILVIEDEAAIRRVLVKILSEESDKYEVFEAEDGLVGIEKIKSEDFDLVLCDIKMPKMDGVEVLEAVKKIKPEVPMVMISGHGDLDTAVNTMRLGAFDYISKPPDLNRLLNTVRNALDRKELVVENKMLKKKVSKNYEMIGESTAISDIKNIIEKVATTDARVLITGPNGTGKELVAHWIHQKSERSKGQMIEVNCAAIPGELIESELFGHVKGAFTSANKDRAGKFEAANGGTIFLDEIGDMSLSAQAKVLRALQENKIQRVGSDKDIKVDVRVVAATNKDLKKEIADNKFREDLYHRLAVILIKVPALNDRREDIPLLVDYFTKKISNEQGSPAKTFSDKAVKQLQQYDWTGNIRELRNVVERLIILGGKEVSEEDVKLFAAK
- a CDS encoding M20/M25/M40 family metallo-hydrolase, with the translated sequence MRNLVFILFITFSFSSYSQKDNRKEDSIAIKKFYNASLLEGKSYTWLDYLSNQIGPRLSGSLNAQKAVEWTEQELKDVGLDKVWLQSVMVPKWTRGVTEFAYIETDPGQTTNVPICALGGSVPTPIGGVKAEIVEVKGLEDLRKLGTDKIEGKIVFFNRPMQADLINTFEAYGGCVDQRYSGAAEAAKFGAVGVIVRSMNLRLDDFPHTGTMSYGNLTDLEKIPAAAISTNGAELLHSMLALNPKIKFLLNMNCRSWKDVESFNVIGEITGSEFPNEYMIVGGHLDSWDLGDGSHDDGAGVVQSMEVLRLFKETGYKPKRSIRVVLFMNEENGLRGGKKYAAVAKNKGENHVFALESDAGGFTPRGFSFDCNNENFDQIKSWKPLFEPYLIHYFAKGGSGADIGPLKKDGIVLAGLRPDSQRYFDYHHAKNDTFDAINKRELELGAATMTSLVYLFDKYGVK
- a CDS encoding glycoside hydrolase family 48 protein is translated as MRNLIKISTIIVLCLFCARSSAQFNYGEALQKSLLFYETQQSGKLPDWNRISWRSDSGVNDGADVGLDLTGGWNDAGDHVKFGFPMAFSVTALNWGFLEYKDGYDTANQTEHFKRNIKWVTDYFIKCHPSPNVFYAQVADSKSQDHNFWMPAEMVDVHPMYGQRKSYALTTSNPGTDVACETAAALASASIIFKDSDPVYSATLLSHAIELYEFGDNHRGLYTSEGNIPAVGTYTSGNYQDELTWGALWLYKATGDQKYLDKAEAEYAQPDFLWSLVWEDKSYGNMVLLSIITGKEAYKIDAERHLDWWQEGNGGVNYSPGGQAHLTQWGSLRHAMNASLTALIYSDNVNTPKSTQYRNFAINQVNYALGDNPNNRSLVTGFGVNPPTKPHHRGQHSSWSRSSANPVESRHTMWGALMGGPSKPDDFFIEDRDDFQANEVATDYNACYQGVLARMVMEFGGSPLSNFPQPETPGLEFANEVKLNNDQSKFTEVAIWLNNRSGWPARVPNTLKARYFVDISEGVAAGFTASDYELTARGAGNTTINSLQEWDASSNIYYAEIEVDQDNMPFPGGQGEYRSEIQLRVSLPTSAPESAWDASNDFSYQGLTSGLQISDNVPIYADGILVGGREPNGGEIPTASFTATPESGTAPLEVSFDASASSDPNGDSLNYNWDFGNGQTSSVVDPLITYTEIGSYLVTLTVNDGTNTSSEFTRTITVLDGNIAPIADFSATPTTGVAPVTVNFDASASSDENDDSLTYVWDFGDGESGSGVTITHEYTAIGEYDAQLTVSDGSKEDIKTITITVTDGSPVAAFTVSTDSGVAPLDVAFDASGSADPTGGNLTYNWDLGNGQTASAVTTSATYTDVGEVIVTLTVTNASGDTDTATKTITITDGSVSCTFDTPIPNGLPSINEEFQNIFVLGDGGPNLDNVAKFNINWSLENNGLYQFSMNTNNGTPNWWNDFLPNVTQNFNSSQPEITITGSGFVGLDGSYYVTINEGNFVLVSKTGGFTIYFSTSTTAPDCDGGISNPIITDGGSITGGPFVFTVGDGVVDNVSGITLTGNIGANSQWVVTDDQNVILGLPGNIEDVDFDGAGTGTCLIWHLSYEDGLQGLEANNNVSALVGDFDFSNSIDVVRNPVDQPGTNGGVISGGPFTFTVGDGIADNVSGITLTGNTGVNSQWVVTDDQNVILGLPGNIEDVDFDGAGTGTCLIWHLSYEDGLQGLEANNNVSDLVGDFDFSNSIAVIRNPVTIGGDCTFDTPIVSALPSIDNRYTNVFVLGDGGPDPSNIREFSINWNLENNGLYQFALNTNNGTPDWYVDLSGNLTHNFNSPQPEAILTGTQVSGLDGDYWVNVDGDNFVMVSKNSGFTLYFSLTATSPDCGDTGGGNTDPVADISATPISGEAPLLVTFDAVASTDADGDALSYAWDFGDGNTANGVTVENTFTTIGDYSVTLIVDDGNGGTDQAVITITVTDGDIIINPPTGENAYIDRFIEMRNEFYDPANGYFSADGSPHHSVETLIVEAPDYGHESTSELYSYWLWLEVMNGRITQDWAPLNNVWNKIEEFIIPTTADQPSNGAYNASSPAAFASEFPLPSDYPAPLNFSAPVGSDPVSPDLTATYGADIYQMHWLLDNDNFYGYGNRGDGVSTPSYINTFQRGEQESVYETVPHPSWESFDWGGTNGYLPLFIEDQNYAQQWRYTSAPDADARAVQAMYWAQVYAKEQGASLGSLDLDKASKMGDFLRLSMFDKYFKPMGVQSATSGAGSGYDSAHYLMSWYMSWGGSADPASQWAFRISSSHCHFGYQNPMAAYALTQVDELKPISQNGERDWTESLKRQMEFYTWLQSKEGAIAGGATNSWNGDYSPYPAGKSTFYDMAFDTDPVYHDPGSGTWFGWQAWSMERVAEYYYITNDPMAKSLMDKWATWVKSEVKLIGTDDFEIPATLEWTGEPDTWNPDSPGSNDNLSVVVTDYGKDLGVAASMAKALIYYAAATQKHATLDTESRDLAKEVLDRMWNTYRDDKGVSSPEDRGDFARIFEEEVYIPNGFSGTMPNGDQIKPGVTFLDIRSDYKNDPDFDRLEAAYNAGEEYTQRYHRSWAQIEVALANAEFGFFFGDQEPGVKAPEKELTVSATPNPASDYITLSTNFDMTNVRIRVIDIAGNVIRTESMKNEQKSTRLSVNGLPSGMYILEIYDITTGDKFRNKIIKN